A genomic region of Gossypium hirsutum isolate 1008001.06 chromosome D01, Gossypium_hirsutum_v2.1, whole genome shotgun sequence contains the following coding sequences:
- the LOC121213622 gene encoding elongator complex protein 5-like → MAESICRALRDGALEGELAPAFTIEDSVTSPFALQVFSHVLSQLFSSILAGKSQSLGLVVVSFSRNPSFYLDLLKNKGTDVASSDKHDPLGWNDQLAGSGNSTALSNEALVSRTANVFREVKHMDKLYNSIIELGKDIWTFEMLLHMYEIREWKMDHLKVNDGNSTACPPRKRT, encoded by the exons ATGGCGGAATCAATTTGCAGAGCACTAAGAGACGGAGCTCTAGAAGGCGAGCTGGCGCCTGCGTTCACCATCGAGGACTCCGTCACTTCTCCCTTTGCCTTACAAGTGTTTTCTCACGTGCTTTCTCAGCTCTTCTCCTCCATTTTGGCAGGAAAATCGCAGTCACT AGGCCTTGTCGTCGTTTCATTTTCCCGGAATCCATCGTTTTATTTGGATTTGCTGAAAAACAAAGGAACTGACGTCGCTTCATCGGATAAACA TGATCCACTTGGTTGGAACGATCAGTTAGCAGGGAGTGGAAACTCCACAGCTCTTTCCAATGAAGCTTTGGTTTCGAGGACTGCTAATGTTTTTAGGGAAGTTAAACATATGGATAAGTTGTACAATTCAATTATTGAACTTGGCAAAG ATATATGGACCTTTGAAATGCTGCTCCACATGTATGAAATCCGTGAATGGAAAATGGATCACTTGAAGGTCAATGATGGGAATTCCACTGCATGCCCTCCACGCAAGAGGACTTAG
- the LOC121203568 gene encoding valine--tRNA ligase, chloroplastic/mitochondrial 2 — protein sequence MLIDAVTESYNKYFFGDVGREIYDFFWGDFADWYIEASKATIYHSGDDSVALVAQTVLLYIFENILKLLHPFMPFVTEELWQALPNRREALIISSWPQTSLPRSTDLVKRFENLQALTRAVRNARAEYSVEPAKRITASIVGSEEVIQYISEEKEVLALLSKLDFDNIHFADSPPEDAKQSVHLIASEGLEAYLPLADMVDISAEVQCLSKRLSKMQTEYEGLKARLNSPKV from the exons ATGCTTATTGATGCTGTCACTGAGAGTTATAACAAATATTTCTTTGGGGACGTTGGGAGAGAAATATATGATTTCTTTTGGGGTGATTTTGCTGACTG GTATATTGAAGCCAGTAAAGCTACCATTTACCACTCTGGAGATGATTCAGTTGCTTTGGTAGCTCAGACAGTTCTACTCTACATTTTCGAGAATATACTGAAATTATTACATCCATTCATGCCATTTGTAACTGAGGAACTGTGGCAG GCACTACCCAATCGGAGAGAGGCTCTTATAATATCTTCCTGGCCACAAACTTCTCTTCCCAGGAGTACTGATTTGGTAAAAAGATTTGAAAATTTACAAGCTCTG ACTCGAGCAGTCCGGAATGCTAGAGCTGAGTATTCTGTTGAGCCAGCAAAGCGCATAACTGCTTCTATTGTTGGTAGTGAAGAAGTCATTCAGTATATATCT GAAGAGAAGGAGGTTTTGGCTCTCTTATCCAAGCTAGATTTTGACAATATTCATTTCGCTGATTCTCCTCCAG AGGATGCAAAACAATCAGTTCACCTTATTGCAAGTGAAGGACTGGAGGCATATCTTCCCCTTGCTGATATGGTTGATATTTCTGCTGAAGTGCAATGCCTTAGCAAGCGCCTATCAAAGATGCAAACGGAGTATGAGGGACTTAAAGCTCGCCTCAACTCTCCTAAAGTATGA
- the LOC107942990 gene encoding tRNA 2'-phosphotransferase 1 has translation MSSFSSFAHSNRFGGRGQDMKYDRERSRCRSGSGSKDKIDALGRLLTRTLRQMATELNLNMRSDGYVKVEDLLKLNMKAFANIPLRSQTVDDIKEAVRKDNKQRFSLLEENGELQIRANQGHTVTVESERLLKQIFSADEMIVCVHGTDKRNLESILESGLKRMKRLHVHFSSGLLTDGEVISGMGRDVTVLIYLDVRKALEKGMKLYISDNKAILTEGFDGVVRVKCFEKIESWPDRKPIPFSNV, from the exons AtgtcctctttttcttctttcgcTCATTCAAATAGatt TGGAGGCAGAGGTCAAGATATGAAATATGATCGAGAAAGATCCAGATGCCGTAGCGGCAGTGGCAGCAAGGACAAAATTGATGCTCTTGGTCGACTCTT GACACGAACTCTGCGACAAATGGCTACTGAACTGAATTTGAATATGCGAAGTGATGGTTATGTCAAAGTTGAAGATTTGCTGAAGCTGAATATGAAAGCATTTGCTAATATCCCTTTAAGGTCACAAACTGTTGATGATAtcaaagag GCTGTCAGAAAAGATAATAAGCAACGTTTTAGCCTTCTTGAGGAAAATGGGGAGCTTCAGATTCGTGCAAACCAAGGCCACACCGTC ACAGTTGAGTCTGAAAGATTATTGAAACAAATCTTTTCAGCTGATGAA ATGATAGTTTGCGTACATGGAACCGATAAGAGGAATTTGGAATCAATTTTGGAGTCAGGTCTGAAGCGCATGAAAAGATTGCATGTTCACTTCTCAAGTGGCTTGCTGACTGATGGTGAAGTGATAAGTG GTATGGGACGAGATGTTACCGTTTTGATCTATCTTGATGTTAGAAAAGCTTTGGAAA AAGGCATGAAGCTTTACATTTCAGACAACAAAGCGATATTGACTGAGGGTTTTGATGGGGTGGTACGTGTCAAGTGCTTTGAGAAAATAGAATCATGGCCAGATAGAAAACCTATACCTTTCTCAAATGTTTAA